A window of Equus przewalskii isolate Varuska chromosome 6, EquPr2, whole genome shotgun sequence genomic DNA:
GTTTTCATTTAAAGCTTACTTTCAGTAGATGTCCCCACAAACCCCAGTGCCCACGGAGTACGTTTGTTAAAATCCTCAGTAAATGGAGCTGGGATGTCTTTTGTGGGATCAGGTGCCAGTGGCAGGATTTTTCATGCAAATATATgggaatgaaaaagcaaatgggAGGGAGACTCGTGGTCTTTGTTTCTCTGACCCCACATGCTGCTCTGGGAGTCTTGGCTAAGGATGCCAGCCTACAACGTGACCCATTGCTGTTTGTTGCTCTGTTAACGTCACAGTGAGGACACAGTTCAGGCTGATTGCTGGTGGCCTCTCTATTTCTGTCACTTCCTTTTTTACCTACTAGAGGACTTTAGGGTTGGTTGGGACCTCGAAAGTCCTCTCAGCCTGACTTTCTCCCTGAGGCAAGCCTGCGGGAGGATTGGGTCCCTCCTCAGGCCTTGAGGCAGCACAGGAAAGAAGGGGGCTGCCGAGCACCCCTCTAATTAGGCATCAACTGCGTGCCTCAACTGGGCACTCAGAGTTACAGAAAAGCCCCGTCATCACTTGCCCTCTGTTGGTCAGAGGGAATTCAGCCGTGCGCTCTGGAACTTTTGCATGCCTGCTCTGTGCCGGAGCtggaaaaataggaggaaaagtTGATAAGAAGCCTCTGGTAACTCTAGCCATGGCCATAAGTTGGGCTACAAAAGAAAATGGTTCTTCTGAATGGATGTGCCATAGCTTTCAGATAAGATAGAAGCCTTCAGTAGACTAATGACTGAGTAGAAACGTTGACTAGCAAACTTTGAGGCAGAGATTTTATCAGTGCAGTAAGTCAGAAGTCCAGTCAGAGCTTCGGATGACACACGCCAATTCCTGGAACTTAGtgatttggtttttctttttgcatgaaTTTGTCACTTTCTATTCCACTTTCTGTTCTCCTCCTGCTAGAttcacctccctccccaggctctCTGATCCATCCTACGCGTCAGCACAAGCTTCGTTCTCCACCACACCCTGTTTTCATGGTATTACTGCGTGCCCGAAACCTCTCTTGGTTTCCGCTGCCTGTAACCCAAGGTCATTAAGCTTGCTTAGCTGGCATCGACATGGCCTCGAACGTGGCCTCGGCCCTCTCTTCTAACCCTCTCTCCTTGCCCATGTCTCTATTCAGTCATGTAATTCCATTCATGAATGTCCCCTAGACATCACTTTCAAATCTCACCACCCACCTCTGCCTTGTGCCTGCCTGCATTGCTCACTCGCTGCTTCAGAAGAGGTCTCACTCAAATCACATGGCCCCAGTGAtactttcctctccctccataACCTCCAGTAGCCTTAATATCACCATCACTCCTTTAACACATGACCCATATTTCCTCACAATCTTAGTTATCTTCTCATATTTAAATGCAAGGATGAAGAACTTGTTTCATATTACTTCACTTCTACCCTATGGCCAAGCACGCAGTACATTGCAGAAGTCACTTCCAAATAAATTATTGGAGGCCTCACCAgcatctccccccacccccaagaaacATCTTTGAagactctctcttttccttttgctcaTACCAGCATGGCACACACCCTGCAGACCCCTGCAAGACAGCCCAGAAAATGCCCACAAGAACCTTCAACCTCATTGCAAGCTTAGAAACAAGTCGGTTTTcttgttggtttgttttggttttattttgtttttaagcaagCAGAAGAATTTGCAGGAGgaattgtgggggaaaaaaagtcaaataaaaattaaaaaacagccAACTTAAGAGTCAAGCTTCGTCTCTCTTTTATCCCCTTCCTTGCCCTGccgccccatccccaccccctcactttctgttttgcttttcatgCAAATTGCTAAAGAgtgtaatttaaaaagtacactGGCTTTTCCAGGGCCGGGAGGAATGTGCATCCGCACGTGGATTTTTCCACAAGAAAATTGTCCCTGTCTTTTGGTTCTTCTTAGCCAGAAACAACGAGAACAGGCAATCGGATGAGCCCATCCATCTTTGCACTTCTTATTCTAATTTCTTTGAGAGGCTCCAAAGGGGCAAAAGGGATGGTTTGTGTTTCCCCGGTCAGGCTGTCGTTTGATGAGGTTTGTGCTCCATTTGTTCGGATGGTTTTTATGGTTTCTTTGTTGTTCATGGAAAGACTTTGAAAGTCATAATTTTGTATCCTTAAGCTTTTCTGCTATTCCTTCAAAATGCCTCAATGGGACTCACACcgtaagaaggaaaagagggagttTTCAGGCAGTTAGTTAAGCAGCTTCTGAACACAGTCATGGAGGCGTGTGGACTCTTTCAAGAAAGAGATTGGGAGTGCAAATGTTCGCGCTCAATGCAGTGTTCTGCAGGGCAACCTGGAAGCAGGCCTCTCATCATTTCCAGGCTGGAAGCATCTCTCCATCCCCTCATTTCTTGTTCCAGGCCCTTTTCCAGCCCCGCCTCTGGCCTTTGTCCTTTCTCTGTGGTCATCAGGCCCAGCCCTCTCCACTCTCAAGAGAAAAGCCTGAGAGGCCGAGGAGAGCCTGGAATGTACTCACACCCATGAGCTGTCCGCACATCATCAGCGCACTGCAGCGAGGGCTGGAGGTGGCCTCCGTGACCGTCATGGGCCTGGGCTTTGGGAGAGTCTTCCCATGGAGTCTTTAATCTGGACACTGCCCACTCTTCAGAAATGCTTAAAGGACTTCACTACACAGCCATAGacactttttctttctaaacttgTATTAGTTTATATTTGTAGAAAGCTTTCTAAGATGCCTCACATACGTTATCTCCTTTGATCATTCCCTgccttagtccattcaggctgctatgacaaagtGCCATCGACTGGAaggcttagaaacaacagaaacttctttctcacagttctggaggctggaagtctgacctcagggtgccagcacggttggtcctggtgagggctctcttctggATTGCAGACAGCTGACTTCTTGTACCTTCACAGGGCAAGAAGAGGGCAGTTTAGCTCTgtggcctcttcttataagggcgctaatcccattcgtgagggctccaccctcacaacTCAATTACCCCCAAAGACTCCagctcctaatgccatcacattggggatgaGATACcgacatatgaatttagggggacacaaacatttcaGTTCATAACATTAGCACAACCCCATAACCCATAAGGTAGATAAatcacataaatttttatttccatagtaagaaaattgaggctcagggatGTCGTATGATTCACCCACATGGTGACAACAAATAGTGGGAGGGGTAGAACCTTCGCCTTGAAATTCAGGGTTCTTCCCGTTGCTTTGGCTCCCAATCAGAGTGTCAGTGTTCCTTCCACTCACCCCAGCCTTACCCCTGGGGAAGAGGGCACTTCTGGAATTTAGTGATGCTTACAAAGTTACTGctgaattaaatttcattttccctgGTCACTGAAAGATAATTGTCATGCAACCTTTCTGAAAAGCAGGAGATGCTGATTGACCTGTTTGTTGTTTCTCATTAGACCCTTCTTATGACTCAgtcaggagaggaggatggggcaATAACATGAATTCTGGCCTCAACAAAAGTAAGTAAATGTCACTCTTTTCTTTGGGAGGAAAACATGCTTCTGAGGATGGGGTGAACAGGGTCCTGCAATAAAGGGGGATTGGAGCCAACATTTGTTTGCTGCTTTTTGAGTGGGCATCAAAATGAATTGCCCATTTAGGGCCCGTCAGTGATACCCACTCCTTGAAACGTGGTATGGGATTTTCATTCAGATTTTTGAATTTGGTTTCCTTGCGTGTAGTTTTAGAACTTTTGAAGTTAGAAAGTTTCTCAGAATTAGGTTGTGTATGAATGAAAGGCCTCTGATTTGGATTCTGTCATTTACGTCATGTTGATGACCCTCTATGACTCTGTTCCCCTAGTTGTTGAGGCTCAGTCACACCAGTGTCCCTATGCCTGTTTCATGACAGGCTGAGGTGGAGGATAACCTGATGAAGACCTGGTAGGAGTCTGAGACATCAATTTGTATTGAAGTCTGACCCAAAATCTCCCATTGAGGGAGCATGGAAGGAGAACGACTCATAAACTCCTGAACCAGAATGTGTCAATCTTGCTATCTCTAGGAAGTAAAATATCAAGCACATGAATGGATGGTGAAGGAAATTCTTTCAAGAAAGTGGTTGGGATTACAAATTAATGCCCAAGCAATAACCAGGATGCCTTTCAATAATATGTGTTGTCTACTCTGCGCCCAGCACTTGGCACTATGGGGTTCACAAAGATGAGGCAGACACGGACCAGTCTCTCAAGCAGGGGAGAGGAGTCATGCACACACATGGCGCCTTCCATCGGGATGGGCTCCGTGAAGGCCTGTGAACCTGGGGTCATGTGAGGGGGCTCTAGAAGGAGAGGCAGGATTTGGACTTGTGGAGATAGGGAGGACAGCCCCTCCCAGGAGAGATGGGGCCAGGGAAAGACATCAAGGTTGACATGTTTGATAGTCAGTGAGCGCTCTGGATTCCTGGAGTTTAGGATGCATGAAGGGAAAGAAGTCTGGAAAGATAAGGAAGGGGGCGTGAAGGACACTGTGAAGATAGACCTTAAGTCTTTAAGCAACGAGTCGCTAAGGTTTTTGCATGGTGGAGTGAAATGGTTTCGGCAGATTAAACTGACTAAATAGCATATGATGGgtcagtggggagagggaggagtggtGAGGATTCCAGTCAGACTAAGCTATAGACCGTGCACGAAGCAACACAGATCTACAATGTAGAAGCCCGGAAGGAGTGGAAAGGATGTATGCGAGAGACGCCGTGGAGGGGAGCTCGCAAAACATGGAAATACAGGAAGCAAGtgatctttgctcaaatgtcaccttctcattAAGGACCTTTCTAAAtgttctatttaaaaatgaagccaCAGCCCCAATACCATTAGACGTGCTCGACTATGTATTTATTGCTCTTCCTCATTGTCCCCCATTAAAATGAAAGTCCTACCAGGAGCTGCTGGTTCACTGCTGAACCTCTAGCATCAAGATCAGTGCCAGCACAGGGTAGACTCTAGAGAACTAgttataaaatgaaaggaatacATGAGTGAGTAGAGCGAGTGGATGCATGAATGAGAACACACATCTGTCCTTCTGGAGAATGTTCAACAAAACGTTTCTCCTCCTTTGTGGAGAGCGGCCTGCTTACcatctgtcttttcctcttgctGCAGGTCCCCCCCTTGCAGGAGCACAGACAATGAGTAAGAATACTGAGCAACGGCCCCAGCCAGGTACCTGTCCATCACGTGTGACCCCTCCTTTGCTTCTTATGCAGCTGTTGATTGCACATGGTCAGCTGAGGAGGACTGAAAGCCTATAGTGCATTTGTCATCACTGCTGTCTTTCATAGAGGGTCTATATTAGACTCTCTGTAATAGATCTGTGAATTAAGTAACAGGCACTGGAATCAGGTAGAGACTTGTTCAGATCAGAGGTGAAAGGAACATAAAGATTAAAtgttccaggggccggccctgttgccgagtggttaagttcacccgctccgcttcggcggcccagggtgtcgctggttcagatcctgggcgtggacatggcaccgctcatcaagccattctgaggcggcgtcccacatgccacaactagaaggacccacaactaaaagtatacaactatgtaccggggggctttggggagaaaaaggaaaaataaaatctttaaaaaaaaaaaaaagattaaatgttcCAATGcctcattttgtaaaataaagaaactgaggcccagagaggtaaagtgatttgCTAAAAGCTGCACAGCTGGTTTATGAGAGAACTAGAGCTATTATTCCAGACTTCCAAGTTGCTGTCCAAGCCTTTTACGCTTCACCAAACCTTACTTTCAAAAATGCCCTCATCCAATGATGGATCGCTTAACAATAGGCAGGGGAACTTTTCAAATCACGGAACTGGAGACTCTTAGTATTGGAATGGAACTTAGAAACATCCAGGTCTATAACCTCCTTCTGTAACATCTCAGGCTTATAATTACCTCACCTCTACTTGAATACTTCTAGCAAAAGGGAGTTCACTACCTAGGTAGGCTCAATTCCAGTGTTTAAGCCAAAGTCCGCCTCCCTATAACTTCCACTCAAGTTTCCTGGTTTGCCCCCTTGAGAAGTCTTCCTCGCATTTCATGTGAAGATGCTTCATAGATCTGAAAATAGCTGTGTGCCCACTCCCAAGTGCAGCTGCCTTCTTTATGTGACACAGCTGAGATTCAGTTCTGAAGAAGCCATGTGCTCTGAGATGGATAGACGCTGTTTTCCATCTCCACTGAAGACAGAGCGATAGAAAATTGAGCTACATTTCATCAGCAAGGTTAAGAAAGAACTTACTTTAGACAGAGAGAGGATTTGGCATAGAGGATTTAAAGAATCcccaacaataacaaaattagaCCTCACCTGCCAAAATATTTTAGTTGTCATACTGTGTGGATGAAAAGCATAGATTAAGTAGCCTTAAGGACTCTTCAAGTTAATTCACGATTGTAAGCAGAAATCCAAAAACCACATTGATTTTTAAGAATTgcaattaaaattgtaaaaagaGTTTGGTATATGTTTGTAGCAAACATTTGACAACACAGCCAAATGGTGTTCCAGCTCTCTGCCAtgatttcctcacctgaaaaaagaaagacaaacctCACGTAAACCAATGTTGCAGAGATTTTTTTATAGCTAAATAATCACATAAGTTTTAAGTAAACTGAGACATTAAGAATTGTGACTTTATAGCAAAAATACAAATTCTGGTTAGTGTTGACGTTTGCAAGCTTAAGATCACAGAATGTTGTGCTAGGAGGGAGCTGAGGAGCCCAGCAGCTCAGCCCACTTCTTTTGCAGGTGGGAAAGCTAGCACCCAGAGTTTGCGCAGGGCCTTATTTAGTTTACTGTGCAGCTGGGGCCAgaaccaggctgcctggcttcCAGGCGTGTGTTTTATGCTACGTCAGAAAACAGAGACGCGTGAAGTTGTTGGTAACAGGTAGAGAGCTCTTAAAGACCAGGAATCATTAGACCTTCTTGAAGCCCATTGAAATAAGCTGTCTTTCACCTTATTCGTTATAACTGAATCGTAGCCAGCTCCTTTCCAAGTGGTTTCATCACgctgttttaaataataacagcATTATCTGCCAATTTTAGGCACCAAATGTAAAACAAATGATGCCGTTACTCTTCCACGCTGTTTCTGTAGTTATGGGGATGAAGACCCTAACCATGATCATGATCTTTGAGGTCAGCAAGTAAAACAGTAAAGTTTTCTGAAATCAGCCTTTCCTATGCTACTGAAATAGAAGCATAAAGTCTTGAGGTTTCTTATTGTTAATGCtgttgtttttatacttttaataacTGTGaagcaaatttccttttttcttgccctAGATCCATATCAGATCCTGGGCCCTACCAGCAGTCGCCTAGCCAATCCTGGTGAGTTTCCTTTGGCCTGCAAGCTTTTCTTTCCAAAACGTTCTGTAGCTTTGTGAGGTCACAGAGACCTCTGTCCTAAGTTCAGACATCTGACCGGCGAGTGCCCTGTACCGCTTTCCTTGAATGTTCGGCATCCGCTTCTCTAGTGTTCAAGGGAGAGTTCAGGGCTTGTTGTTAGGTGGCAATAATGTCCATTAGCTGAGGATGCTTCTGGAAAACAAGCATATTAGCACCGCATATCTGCGCTGAGGTTTAGATTAGTCATAAACGGCACAGGTACAAGTTTCAGTAGGGAAAGATGGGGGACAAAAGGAAACAATTACACTGAGCTCTCAGTTATCCTCCTCATGTAAGGCAcaagtgaataatattccaaagGCATTTTATTCTCGACTTTAGAAAGCATTGCAGGGTTGTCCGGCCTTATGAAAGAGGCATGTCCCTGAGAAGTTGCAGATAAATTTCACAATGTATTTTAAGGGTTTCTTGTTAAAAATAAGCCTCAAATAAGCCTTGAGTTCTAAAGCAAGCCCACCGATCATGTGAGCTAGTAGGCCCTTTGCAGTAGCGAGGCCCTCACCTCCCCATGCCAGGGAACTAACGCCGCCAGTGTCTCCAGGCCCATTCTTTAGTGCGCGGCCGTTCCTGCtcagaggagaaagaagccaCCCGCTCCCTCATCCCTGGCTTTTCTCTCCACCCACATTCTTCTCTGTAGAACTTAGAGGTGAGAGCCAAGCACTAGGGCTCTGCTAGGAGCAGTCCAGTCCCAGCAACCTTCTCCGTGTGACACTGACAGCAGTCTCCTGCCTGGCCCTGACTCTCTTTTACCCAGACAGGGAATAccagggtggggggctggggagaaCGTCATCACTAAATAGAGATTAGACTGTGATTCAGGCCTTTATAAAAGAAGAGATTCAAAGATCTTGCCAAAAGAGATGAGGAGTGGCTTGCCCacaatcacacagctagtactgGGCCATCCATCCCCTCATTACCCACAGTGCATTTTATTTTACCGGGCCTTGGGGAAAATTATCTTAAGATCTAACCTTGCTTATTATGCCAATCTCAGTggtaaacataaaaacaaatcaacaatgaaaagaaGGGGCTGCCAAGTAacttctgaatgtaaaaagatgtGAAGGGTTTCCGATAAAAGGCAAGAGGATCCTTGTGTTGAGGGAATTGGATCTGACTTCCCTAGGCTGAGATACTCTGTTTTCTCCTGTTTGCCTCGCTGCCTGCAGGAAGTGGGCAGATCCAGCTGTGGCAGTTCCTCCTCGAGCTACTCTCCGACAGTGCCAACGCCAGCTGCATCACCTGGGAGGGGACCAACGGGGAGTTCAAAATGACGGACCCCGATGAGGTGGCCAGGCGCTGGGGGGAGCGGAAAAGCAAGCCCAACATGAATTATGACAAGCTGAGCCGGGCCCTGCGATACTACTATGATAAAAACATTATGACTAAAGTGCACGGCAAAAGGTATGCCTACAAATTTGACTTCCACGGCATTGCCCAGGCCCTGCAGCCGCATCCAACTGAGGCGTCCGTGTACAAGTACCCTTCTGATATCTCCTACGTGCCTTCCTACCACGCCCACCAACAGAAGGTGAACTTTGTCCCTCCACACCCGTCCTCCATGCCCGTCACTTCCTCCAGCTTCTTTGGAGCAGCGTCGCAATACTGGACCTCCCCCACAGGTGGAATCTACCCCAACCCCAATGTCCCCCGCCATCCTAACGCCCACGTGCCCTCACACTTAGGCAGCTACTACTAGAAGCTTAATCATCGGTGGCCTTCTAGCTGAAGGCCCGTCCCTCACACTTCCTGGGATATTTTGGACTCTAAAGGACATACGTGGCcttgaagagaaaacaaaactggaTGTTCTTTCTTGTTGGATAGAACCTTTGTATTTGTCCTTTAAAAACAgtcctttgtttttaatgttggtGATTCTGCTTCCTCTACCGTGAACAAAGATGGATGATTCCGTTGGCCAGTACACCAGTTTGGATTCTCAACCTCCTATCATCTTATGAGCTGAATATTTAGATTACTGGAATGGGTGTATCATGGTTTGGGGAAAGAAActgtaaatgttctttatatttttatgaccAAAGCAGTTTCTTCATATCAACACACGGGTCTCATCATGGACCTTGTAGGGTTCAGTATGATAAAGAATCATGGACTTAACCAGTTATGCTCTGGTTTGAGACTTAGTGAAACTAGAGGTAGGAAGCTTATAATCTTATTTTAGGAGGACCTACTTCAGTGGATGGCAACTGGAACATTGGTTGTAAGGCCAGTGAAGTTTTCACCCAACtggaatttaaaagaaagaacatgtGTGTGTTTAAGAAGCCATGGGCATTGCAAAATCCCTCTCAGTGGGCGGTCTGCACTAGGCTGACCATTCTCTCTAGAAATAATCAAGATAGGAACTAAGAAATGTTAATGCAAATGCAGACATTCCTGAAAGACAGAGAATTaagtaactaattttttttaaaaataatgacagtgGGTCCCAGAACTTTGAAAAGTCTTAGGGATTTCTAAACACAGACAGATTCGCAAGCGCTGTGCGCTTGTCAGACCATCAGTCCAGGGTCAACCAATCAAAAGGCAACTTACTGTATAAATTATGCAGAGTTATTTTCCTATATCTcacagtattaaaaataaataattaaaaaattaagaagaataaataaacgAGTTGACCTCGGTCACAAATACAATTTTACTATCAAATCAGtcgttatttttttttaatgtaatttgtaCATCTTTTGTCAATCTGTACATTTGGGCTGTTTGTACGTTTTTATagctggtttttaaaaagcataatgtGACTATTACTGAAAAGTAAAGGAGACGTTTAAGTCACTGACTTATAGTAAGAGAAGCACTGGTGCAGGTATTACCAGGCGGGCACGAGCTGTAGAGGCAGCCATTTCAATCTTCAATGCTTTGGAAATGTTTGTAAATAACCGTACCGCAATAATCACAACTtcgaaaagaaaaccaaactttCCCTCGTGGAGACGAGGGATTTTCCTGCCctatatatgcaatatattttttagatattaaaatatatataattttgcaaGTAatcattgactttttaaaaactatattaagTGTTAAGCTGACAACTGTCAATGAAGATTATGTTGTAAAATAATTTGACTAAATAAATTGTGCCTTCTTCTCTCGGAACTGAGGACACCGTTTTCTCATTTATCACCTTTAGGTCAACGGGTTTTCCCAGGGGAAATTTTCTATTGACCTCTTGCACCAGGAAGACTTTTTTCACATGTACACACTGCAGTACGGCAGAAAGCACAAAATCAATGTGGTTTTTATTGTCTGTATAGTCAGGGTTCTtcggagaaacagaaccaataggacataTACACatagagatttattatgagggcTTGGCTCACGcgattgtggaggctgagaagtcccaccatctgctgtctgcaagctgaagacccaggaaagctggtgatgTAGTTTCAGTCTGAGCcggaaggcctgagaaccagggctGCTGATGGTGTAAATCCCAGTCAAAGGGTAGGAGAAGAGTAAGGTCCTGGTTCAAGGAGGCAAGCAGGAAGCCAAGAGGtgactttctccttcctctgccttttgttctattcagactcTCAAAGGATTGAAGATGCCCTAGAGCCTTGGAGAAGGCAATCTACTTCACTGAGTCACAGATAcgaatgctaatctcatccagaaacacccacaCATACAGACCTAGAAATAACGTTGAATCTGGGCACCCGGTAGCCTAGTCAAGTCAATACTTAAAATTAACCTTCACACTGCTGACTATGTTTGCAGAgacttttttaatgttatttcaatcttcctcCAGCCTAGAAGGGTCATATAGGATGACAGCCAAGGCCCTGGCTACCTGCGTCCAAAACCAGAACAAAGCAAACAGGTCCATCCAAGATGGCCCTTGTCCATTAGACTGCATCCTGTTGCATCCACCGAGCGCCTCAAACCCAAGTGGTCGCTCTCCTGATACTCCCAACAGCGAATAAGATGGCCCAGTTTCATCTGGTCCCAGGCCAGGATTTGACATCCTGTGCAGATTTTTAAggtcttttttcttcccaaagaagaAACTTGCTTCAAATTGCTTCACTGTTAGGtagcttgttttcatttcctctattttataatgaaaatgaatgagacCTGGAAATTCCTTGATGTTGTGAGAAATTCGACTCACAGCATTGGTAACCCTATAATCTTCCCTGGGTAACACTGAGTACTTTCTAGACAACTTGTCTACCTAAATGAAATGAGATGTGTTCCAGAACATTGGTCTCCAACTTTTTTTAACTTGCTCCCTACCATTAAAAAATGTGCTAAACAAATATTCTCAATAAATGCACATTGATTTATAAATCGTTTCGAcagttacattattattatttgtattataaaaCGAACACAATTTTAAacagcaatataaaaataaatcgaAACTGAAAttctaatgttttcttcttttctttgtgttgcATATCTCTTACTGTCAACACTCAACAAGAAAGTTAGTCTTTAGAGGaataagtatgtatgtatacatctATATGGATTTTCTAGTGACttctaagaaaggagaaaataaaaacttggtATTAGTGGCCCAAgcatagaaagagaaatgataaaggcCGGGTATGTTTAAGAATAGTCTAGCTGGATTCTTTTGTAAATCTCCATCTAGGCCAAGCAATTTACCCATCACTTTTGAAATCTGCAAAGTATTCATTAGGGAAAATAGAGGCACATGTTTCTGACTGCTGTAAGAAGAATGGATTCTGAGACCAGTGGGAGCTCACCCTTTTAAGAGGTTTTCTTTATATGCCCTGTTCAACTACTGGCTTAGGTCTATCATCTCTACAAAGTCTTAGAACTTTGGCCAAATCTTGCTCCTTGAATTTGTGCCCAATGATTTATTCCACATTTAGGAAGCTGGTCCACTAACAGGTCCAGGACACCATTTTCTCCTTGTAAGCATTTGTATAGAGTGAGAGCTGGCATTTAGTCCCCTGTAATGCCCAGATTTAGGGTCTGCTAGCTTACTCAAGGGCATCCAGCTGACCAGTCACAGAGGACATTCAGGGTCTTTTTCATC
This region includes:
- the FLI1 gene encoding Friend leukemia integration 1 transcription factor isoform X4, coding for MCGILGGSAADLDKWTGLLRESPVDCSVSKCSKLVGGGESNAMNYNSYMDEKNGPPPPNMTTNERRVIVPADPTLWTQEHVRQWLEWAIKEYSLMEIDTTFFQNMDGKELCKMNKEDFLRATSLYNTEVLLSHLSYLRESSLLAYNTTSHTDQSSRLSVKEDPSYDSVRRGGWGNNMNSGLNKSPPLAGAQTMSKNTEQRPQPDPYQILGPTSSRLANPGSGQIQLWQFLLELLSDSANASCITWEGTNGEFKMTDPDEVARRWGERKSKPNMNYDKLSRALRYYYDKNIMTKVHGKRYAYKFDFHGIAQALQPHPTEASVYKYPSDISYVPSYHAHQQKVNFVPPHPSSMPVTSSSFFGAASQYWTSPTGGIYPNPNVPRHPNAHVPSHLGSYY
- the FLI1 gene encoding Friend leukemia integration 1 transcription factor isoform X2 — its product is MDGTIKEALSVVSDDQSLFDSAYGAAAHLPKADMTASGSPDYGQPHKINPLPPQQEWISQPVRVNVKREYDHMNGSRESPVDCSVSKCSKLVGGGESNAMNYNSYMDEKNGPPPPNMTTNERRVIVPADPTLWTQEHVRQWLEWAIKEYSLMEIDTTFFQNMDGKELCKMNKEDFLRATSLYNTEVLLSHLSYLRESSLLAYNTTSHTDQSSRLSVKEDPSYDSVRRGGWGNNMNSGLNKSPPLAGAQTMSKNTEQRPQPDPYQILGPTSSRLANPGSGQIQLWQFLLELLSDSANASCITWEGTNGEFKMTDPDEVARRWGERKSKPNMNYDKLSRALRYYYDKNIMTKVHGKRYAYKFDFHGIAQALQPHPTEASVYKYPSDISYVPSYHAHQQKVNFVPPHPSSMPVTSSSFFGAASQYWTSPTGGIYPNPNVPRHPNAHVPSHLGSYY
- the FLI1 gene encoding Friend leukemia integration 1 transcription factor isoform X3, translating into MTASGSPDYGQPHKINPLPPQQEWISQPVRVNVKREYDHMNGSRESPVDCSVSKCSKLVGGGESNAMNYNSYMDEKNGPPPPNMTTNERRVIVPADPTLWTQEHVRQWLEWAIKEYSLMEIDTTFFQNMDGKELCKMNKEDFLRATSLYNTEVLLSHLSYLRESSLLAYNTTSHTDQSSRLSVKEDPSYDSVRRGGWGNNMNSGLNKSPPLAGAQTMSKNTEQRPQPDPYQILGPTSSRLANPGSGQIQLWQFLLELLSDSANASCITWEGTNGEFKMTDPDEVARRWGERKSKPNMNYDKLSRALRYYYDKNIMTKVHGKRYAYKFDFHGIAQALQPHPTEASVYKYPSDISYVPSYHAHQQKVNFVPPHPSSMPVTSSSFFGAASQYWTSPTGGIYPNPNVPRHPNAHVPSHLGSYY
- the FLI1 gene encoding Friend leukemia integration 1 transcription factor isoform X1, encoding MFQTVPDTPSYVKEALSVVSDDQSLFDSAYGAAAHLPKADMTASGSPDYGQPHKINPLPPQQEWISQPVRVNVKREYDHMNGSRESPVDCSVSKCSKLVGGGESNAMNYNSYMDEKNGPPPPNMTTNERRVIVPADPTLWTQEHVRQWLEWAIKEYSLMEIDTTFFQNMDGKELCKMNKEDFLRATSLYNTEVLLSHLSYLRESSLLAYNTTSHTDQSSRLSVKEDPSYDSVRRGGWGNNMNSGLNKSPPLAGAQTMSKNTEQRPQPDPYQILGPTSSRLANPGSGQIQLWQFLLELLSDSANASCITWEGTNGEFKMTDPDEVARRWGERKSKPNMNYDKLSRALRYYYDKNIMTKVHGKRYAYKFDFHGIAQALQPHPTEASVYKYPSDISYVPSYHAHQQKVNFVPPHPSSMPVTSSSFFGAASQYWTSPTGGIYPNPNVPRHPNAHVPSHLGSYY